TCCAACACCAGCGATTCCAGTTTTTGAGGATCCCATTCTTCCTGAGCTTGTATTAAAAACAGGGGAGAAAAACTCAAAAAAAGGATTGGAAGAATTTTGGTGCCCGTTGTGTAAATTTTTTTCAGCGGTATGAAAGTTTTGTAAGCCGTGTTTTTAAACCATTCCGTCATGGAGTAAATAAATTGGAATCTAACGGATGAGGGTGATTTCGCCTGTCAAACGCTGCTCTTCTTGACCCGGTACTTGATACAATATTTGGAAAACATAGACACCCGGATTAACAGGATTCCCCTTAAATCGGCCATCCCAACCCACCATGCTTTCGACGCTGACATTGCCCTCATGAAAAATTCTTGCTCCCCAGCGATCATAAATTTGCATGGATTTCAACAAGCTGCCGGGAGGCGCATGGTAGATTTTAAAGTGGTCATTGACCAAATCCTGGTTGGGAGAAAAAGCATTTGGAATATAAATTTCATACTTGGTCCGTACCACAATTGCCAAGCTGCTGATATGTTCGCAGCCATTTTCATCCACTAGTTTGAGTGTATAATTGGTATTTTCAATTGGGTTTGCATCCGGGTTGGGACAATCGGTACAGCTCAAACCATTGGCTGGCGTCCATTCAATGCGGACGGGAACAAAATTTGATGTATAGCTTAATGGTATTTTTTCTCTGGCAAGAATGGTGTATTCAATGGGATGAGTCACTTGAAGATCTATAAATTCTAAGTTCACATCAATGATGGAGTCGCAGCCAAATTGATTCGAGCCAGGGAGGACAGCTTGCCCCGTGGGATGGTCGATATCAAATTTCATTCCGTTGATCCAGATAAATTGATCCTTGCAAAATAAATCCTGATAAACAGAGTGCCCTGGCTCATTGACAATAATTTCAATTTGCAGGACGCTGTCGCAGCCGGTGTGGGAAGCATTCTTTAAAGTATCCGAACCCATGGGGTTTTTGGCTGAGTAGTATTTTCTTCCAATCAATACACTGTCACCCCGGCAGATTTCTTTTTGGTACAAATGGCTCACAGTTTGGTCAAAACTCAAATCAATCTCAAGTATGGAATCACAGCCCATGATAGCACTGCCTTTGAAATATTCAGTTCCTGCAGGATGGGAGGAATTGTAGATCGTATTGTTGATGCGAATCTCATCGTTTTCACAATAGCTGGCCACAAGTTTTCCTCTGGCTTCTGGCAAAAAATAGATTTGAATATCTACGATGCTGTCGCAAAATGAATGAGATGCCCCCTTCAGAATCTCAAATGCCGTGGGATTGTTTTGATCAAATGTTCGGCCGTTGATTTGCAAAGTTTCTCCAAAACACAGGCTATCCCGATAGGTGAAAATGGCATGGTCTATTAAGCGCACCGTAATTTGCACCACAGAATCACATCCTAAATAACTCATCCCCTTTAAGGTGTCAAATCCGGTCAAATTATTTTTGTGATAAATTTGTCCATGGATCAGGAGACTATCATCACTGCATAAAATGGGATTGTATTGGTAAAATGACAAGGGATGAAAATTCAAATTAAGCTCGACCATGCTGTCACACATTTGATAAGAGGCAGAAGGAAGAATTTCGATACCCTTTGGATTGAATTTGTCATAGCGCTTACCTTGCACTATAATAAAATCATTGTCGCAAAGTTGGGCCATATAATTTCCTTTTGCTTCCTGCAAAAATTCCAGTTGCACATTGACCAGGGTATCGCATTCATTTGGATTCAACGCATGTATGGTATCCTGGCCGGATGGACGCGAGCGGTCATAGCGGTTTTGCCCGATTATAAAAAATTCATCCGGACAGAGGTCTTTTTTTATCAAGTCCATTTGGGCATTGCTGCTTACCCTTACCTGGATCATTTGAAAATCTGAACAGCTTCCTGAACTGTCTGCTGCATATATATATAAAGGTGTAGATTGCCGGATGGTGTCGCCTGGATTATAAAATGAACCTGAACCATTGGGATTGTTGTAATACCCAACCGAATGCTGGATGTATTTACCTGTAATTGGAGGAAGGATTACCTGATTACAACCGACCAGATCTGCTAAGCGATCAATGGCTGGAGTTGGTCTGATAAGTAAAGTAAAGATTGCTGTATCACTGATGCAATGGTTGGCCGGATCAATCCAATACATGATCGGAAAACGACCATGGCCGGAAACCTGAGTATCCCAGAGATAACCATTTAAGGCACCCGTTTGACTTAAGTCAAAAAATTTTCCCGCGGGATCAATGGCTCCAAATGTTTGTCTTAGATCAATCGATAGATTATTATTGCAGATTGCCGAAAGACTATCGGGACCTACCGTCAGTTTGGTTTTGACTTCAATTTCCAAAATCGCTGTGTCTGGTCCACATACCTTTCCGAAGTTTGTGATAAATAATACCTCAATAATCTGTCCAGAAAGACCCATGGCAGAGAAAAGACTATCGGGCAACCACTCCATGCTGGATAAATTATAATAGCGACCTGTTGACCGGGCTGGGACATATTGGCTTAGATCAATTTGGGATCCTTCACAAATGTTGATTTTTGTATCGGATCCTGCGGAATTTCTTAATTCAATCTCTACATAGAAACTGTCCAATGTAATGCATTTTTTTGTCGAGTCAATCAGATAGATCCAACTTGATGTGAATAAGCTGTCTCCGCTTTGAAGCTTTGTACCTGATCCCACTGCGTCCAGGTACATCGAGGCATTTGAAGAAAGATTGCGGCCTTTCAATGGAGGTATCAAATAATATTGACAGACGCTCGTGTCTGATTTGTTTTCAAATTCCGGAGCAGGAATCACTTCCACAGAAATTAATGCGGGCAAGGACTTGCAGGTTCCATCATCGACCAGCGCATAAAAAATATGAGATTTTGTAAGAATTTCTCCCGTAATTCTATTGTTTAGCAAACTGTCAGAATAAAATTCAATCTGGTGAGGCATTCCCATGGTGATTTGGTCCATCAGCGATTGCGGGTCAAAAAAGGATTCGCCATTGACATCTCCGCAAATTGAAATGGAAACAGAATTAGCCTTGGGAAGCGGAAGAGACTTTAATCTAATTTCTACTGATTCTGAAAAACAATCTTTGGCGATTGTTTGAGCATAGATGGTATCACTGCCACTGATTTGAATGGGTGGTTGAAGGGGATTGGTCAATAGTTTGTCCGAATAAAATTTCACTTCTAATCCAGGGTCATTTTTCTTCAATGAATCGATTACATTTTTCAAATCAAAAGTGGATTGACCCATTCCATCATCGCATTGTGAAAAATCCATGGGAGGGATGTTTTGACTCTTTCGCACAAATAGACTGATTGGAATGGCATTGGACTTGCATGGATTTTGATAAATGACGACCCATATCATTTGTCCCGAAGTTCTCAAACTGTCTTTAATCGGCTGAGTGGTCAAACTGTCGTAATAATAAAGGATGCTATCCACCTGAACACCACCGGTGATGACGGTATCCAATTTTTTCAAACGGAAAATTCCGGTGCCATCGCCCAGATCGCAGAGCGTATCACCCACTGATTTTGCAGGAGGTAATGGATAAACGATCAGTTGTATTTCAACCGGCTTGGATGCGCATTTGTCATTGAGGGTAATGGCATAAATGCTCGTGGCAGAACTGAAATACGGCGATTGAATTTCTGTATTCAAATCCGGGTCCGAAAAAAATTTGACCTTGAGCAATGGGTTATTGCCAGTTATGGTACTGATGATATCCGACAATCTAAAGCTGGCGCCAGCTAATTTTTCTTCGCACAACTGCATGCTGGTGGGACGCGCAAATGGCAGAGGATTTACAGTGAGCCTAACGGGTATGGGATCTGATTTGCAACTTCCTTCTACGACTCTTGCAAAAATAGTGGTGGAGCTACTTGTAAAAGGTGATTGGATAGGACCAGTGCCATTGGCATTCCGGTACCATTCAATGGTGCCCTGACCGCCTGGATTCAATACATCTTGTTCATAATCTTCTAAAATGAAAGTACCTCTTCCATTTTCCTCTTCACAAATTTCCTTACTGATGGGTCTTCCAGAAGGACACTTCACGCTGATTTCAAATCTCTCCGTGAAAATTTCCGGACAACACATCGGATCGGGTTTTGGATTCACAATGCCAACGATTTCATAGGTCTTGCCACACCATGATTTTGGGATGGTAAATGTAAAAGGATCAATGGTACTTATTGCCGGATCGTAACTTCCGGGACCAGAGATGGTCGCAGCACATCCTCCGTTTGTAATACCTCCAGCCCAGGCATCTCCTTCACCAATGAGAGCGGGGTCATCGGTATCATAACTGACGGTGGCTCCACACGCACAACCATTAATTGTCATGGATTGCGTTCTGATGCCATTGGATGTAAAATTGGAAAATGCGCCGATGGATCTGTTGCAGGAATTCTTGCTTACAAAAACTTTAAGTCCCAATCCACAAACTGCGGAAAAATCATAAGGGTAAGTGGGACTGCTACTGGTAAATATAATCCATATCGCATTGCCTGGTAAATTGTAACCCCCACCCACTGAAGTGGCCATACAACTTACCATGCCGGCAGGACCTGGGGCAATGGCACAGGTAGATCCAATGTCTCCATTGCCAGCTCCAAAATTGTTGTTGGCATCAAAATCAAATGCAAACGAACTGGTATTAAAACCACTTCCCGTCCATAGGATGATAAACTCATTTTGTGCTTCGGATCCGCAAGCGTCTATCATAAATCCAAGCAGCTCCGGACAAATTCTACAGTTTCCTCCCGGCGTGGAAATATTGGCAGTTCCAAAAAGACTGCCCTGGTTAATATAAGGATTAAATCCTGTCTGTTCGCTAAAATAATATTCTATTTTTCCTCCGTTGGGTAAATCCAAACCGGTAAGTCTGATGGTAAGTAAATCAGCTTCACACAATTCACAGGATGGCAAACAATCTGGTGTAATGATAGTAGAGGTGATTTCCGGGCATTGCGCATTCAAATAAAAAGAGATAAGAATGAATAATGAAGGAAGTCCGAAAATTCGATGGATCACTGTTATGGAATTTCACAACAAATATCATATAAAATTTCTACAAATGATCCGCCTTTTTATTCTTGGAGAAGGATGCTGCGAAATGTTGGTTTGATTTTATTCGTTGAAAAAGTCTCTGGCTCTGCGGGAGAATGCCCTTTGCACACCTTTTGCATCCAAAGGATTTTCTCCTTCGTATTCGTCTTTTACTTTGCGGTACAGCTCCAACTCCCATTTGGGATTGGACAACTCACCATAGGCAGTACTGTGAAGCAATCTGTAATTCTGTCCTCCCATGTCCAGATTGTAAAATAAAAATTTCACATTGTTCTGTCCGGTTTTTTGAATTTTGTCGTACTTCCATATCTCATATGGATAGGCTCCGGCATCAATCTCTTCTCTGAAAATTTCTATTGGCTTTCCATATTTTAAATAGATTCTGCCGCGATCTGATTCAAATCCATATCCAAAGCCGGAATAAAACATCCTGTTGGCTTCATTTACCAATTCCATGTGTTGCTGAAATTTTTCAATCGCATTCGCACCATGGCTGTCTTTCCAATATCTATAAACAAACATACGCTTGCCATCCAATTTTTTCTGATTGATCAAATCATCTGCAACAGCCTGATGTGGGGTAGAAATCAGTGTATAAAGTGCTTTGATGGCAATGTGAATGCTGTCATCGCTCAGCTGTTGGAAAAATCGTTCATCCAAAGAGTTTTCGTATTGTACTTTGTGAATCCTATCCCAAAATGGATTCATCCGATAAAACTCTACTCCTGTACTGAAGTATGTATTTTGAGCTTTATCTTTGATGCTCGCTTTTAAAATATATTTCCCGGAAGGAAGGTGGCTGATGTCTTTATTTTGAACAATATAGTCAATGGACTTGGTTTCTCTTCGTTTGATCCATTTGTCTATTAACTGACTTTTTCCAAAAGTGTCGAGCAGGAACAATTCGTTTTCCAGATAATAGTGTTTTTCTGGAAGCAGATTCGTTTGATATGTTTCGATGAAATAAGGTAAAATGTATTGCGTAGGGACCGATATTGAATAGGGAAGCGGTTCATAATAAAATCCATATTTGACCATAGAATGAAGGCTATCTTCACTGGACTTTATGGTGGACAGCAGTTGGATGTCAGATATAAATGGATTCGAAGGAGGAGCTTCCACATGCACGAATTTGATCAAGGATATTTCCTGATGGATATCCAGCAGGTCAGTCAGGATAACTTCCAATTCGTAATCTCCGGGATTTATTTCCCATCTTAGATTAAACAACATTGGAGCAGAATGATTTGAAAATTTATTTTGCAGGTTTACTTTATCAGCCATTTGAATGGCTTCCTTTGATTTCAATACAAGGGTGGCCTGCACCTGGTGGTTAAAGCTGCTGTCTGCTGCGTAATGGCGTTTTAAATCCTCTGTTGGAATGTAAAGGCAGATTTCCAAATAGTTTTTACCTTCGGAGTAGTAGCCAAAAGTTTGTACATCAGCATGAATGGCAAGGGTATATTTTAAGAATATCAGTAGAAGAAGTCCGGTCAAAAAAAGTCGGTTTTTCATCCCTTGATCAATAGAAATTTAAAAAGAGTGCCGTGCAGTTGAGTGCTAAGGTAAAGTGTATCTTTATGTGGCTTTTCAATGATGTATTGGATGGTTTCAGGTTCCATTTGAACCAGGGTATCGGATTGCTGGATGTACTTTGATTCCATCACATCACCCTGATAATTGGTAATCATTATGTCGGATTGAAAATCAAAAAACGCGCCATCGAAAGTATTCGTTTTTGTATCATTTCTCCAGGCTTCATATACTGCCCATTTTCCGCTCAGTTGCTCAAGCTGACTTGGCTTGGAATCATTGCAGGAACTACCGTACAGCGCAAGGCCCAGAAGAATTAAACGTGGATTCATATTTTGGCTTTCTTGTTCCAAAGGTAGTATGTTTTCCTGTATCTTTAACGTATGAAAAATGAAAATGCTTTTATTTTTATAACAGGAGCTAGTTCAGGAATTGGTCGCGAGCTGATTCATTGGTTCTCAGCAGAGTTCAAGCTAATCGTTACAGTCAGAAAAGAGCAACAGAAATCAGAAATAATTAACAATTATCCTGATGTTATAGTGGTCATCATGGATTTTGAGCAGGAACAATCTTTGGTGAATGGCTTTGATGAAGTAAGGAAGATTCTGAATGGAAAGTCGCTGTTTGCCTTGATCAACAATGCGGGAATTGCTGTCCCCGGGCCCATTGCATTTTTGACTCCGGAAGCTTGGATGCGACAGTTTAAGGTCAATTTTTTTGCTGCAGTTTCATGCATTCGCGAATTGTTTCCTTATCTGATAAAAAATACGATGGGTCCCAGGATTATAAATGTTGGTTCCGTGTCGGGTCATTTTGCATCCCCATTTTTAGGGGCCTATTCCTCTTCAAAATTTGCTTTAAGAGGTTTGACAGATAGTTTGAGGAGAGAGTGTGACTTGTTGGGTATCAAAGTTGTTTTGATCGAACCGGGACCTACCCAAACACCCATCTGGCAAAAGAACCTCGGTGTAGGCAAGCAGTTTGCCGATACAGTTTTTGGGGCATGGATGGAGAAAGCTGACCAGGTGATTCACAACACCGAGGCCAATGCAATGCCGCTTGAAAAATTAAAGACAGTTTTTCAAAAAGCCCTGCAATCAGCGCAACCAAAATCCCGTTATCTTGTGCACAAACATCCTGTTTTGTTCAGGATATTCGTTTACTTTGTGCCTGCAAAATGGGCAGATTTTCTTGTCAAGCGACAATTTTTAAAGAAACAGAATAAATTCCGGCCGATATGATTTTTCATTCAATATTGAGATTGTTTTTTATCATTGGCATCTTTACACCAGCTGTGATATATTCCCAGCCATTTACCTTAGCAGATAGTCTGAGAGGAGCGATTCGAAAGGAAAGAGAATACGATGTGAAGCACTATGATCTGAGGGTCAAATTGGACGTTGATAAAAAATATATTTCAGGTTCCAATGAAATTACAATGGTGGCAGGAACCGATCTGACAGAGATCCAAATTGATCTGTTTGACAATATGAAAATCACGCGGATCAGTAAAGACAAAAAAGAGTTGAAATATCTGCGCATGCACAACGCTGTTTTTGTCGTTTGTCCGTTGAAAAAAAATGAAAGCACCAAAGTAAAAATAGAGTTTGAAGGCCAGCCAATCATCGCAAAGAAAGCACCCTGGGATGGTGGATTTGTATGGTCACAAGACAGCCAGGGAAATCCATGGGTAGCGATCGCCTGTGAAGGAATTGGAGCGAGCCTTTGGTGGCCCAACAAAGATCATTTGTCCGATGAACCCGATTCTATGGACATCCGGATTACGGTTCCAAAATCCTTAAAAGCCATCTCCAATGGTGCACTACAATCCATAGAACCCAGTGGCAAATGGCACAGCTTTCATTGGAAAGTCAGCTATCCGATCAACAACTATAATGTCACACTTTATGCGGGCAATTATATCAGCTATCAAGAACAACACCAATTTAAAAGCGGAGAGAAACTAGTGCTCAATTATCATGTTCTGGATGGACATCAGGATCTTGCGAAAAAGCATTTTGCCCAGGTGCCCAAGGTGTTGGAGGCCTTCGAGCATTTTCTTGGACCTTATCCGTTTATTCGGGACGGATACGCATTGGTGGAAGCGCCATATGCAGGAATGGAACACCAAAGTGCCATCGCTTATGGCAATGGTTTTCAAAACGGATATCTCGGAAGAAAAACACCCCAAAATTTTGAATACGATTATATCATACTCCACGAAACGGGACATGAGTATTTTGGCAATAGCCTTTCCTGCAAAGATCACGCTGAAATGTGGATCCATGAAGGATTCACCACCTATCTTGAAAATCTTTTTGTGGAATACCACCATGGCAAAAAAGCAGGTCTTGAATACCTTCAGGAACAGAGGAAATTGATTAGCAATGACCTTCCTTTGTTAGGCCCTAAAGAGGTAAACTTCCAGAATCTACCCTTAGACATTTATTATAAAGGAGCCTGGATTTTGCAAACCCTGAGACAGGCGATCAACAATGATACTTTGTGGTTTTCCATCCTCCGGGAATTCTACCAACAACACAAATATGGTTTTGCAGAAACCGAAGATTTTATTCGGCTGGTCAATGCCAAAACAAAGAAAGATTATACCATTTTTTTTAGACAGTATTTGATCCACAAGTCCATTCCAAAGCTGGTCTATCAAGTGACACAGCGAGACCAATACACCCAGATCAAATACAAATGGGAGTGCGACGAACCCGATTTTGATTTACCCGTGGAATTTATCATGGACGGTCGGAAAATAAGGCTAGATCCATCCATGGATTGGAAGAATATTGAGTTCAGCAAGCCTTTCTCAAAAGTGGAACCGAACACAAGCGGTATCCTGGTGGAAGAGATTAGAAAGAAAGTGCAATAAAAAATTGAAATAGAGCTGCCCTGATTATTTGGCAGTGTTGGCTTCTTTAATCCTCGCTTTCTTGCCGGAGAGATTTCTAAGATAGAAAAGCTTGGCGCGTCTTACCTGTCCTTTCTTGACCACTTTAATTTCAACAATGTTGAGGGAAGAGAAAGGAATAATTCTTTCTACCCCGACACCGTTAGACACTTTGCGAATCGTAAAGGATTTGTTTTTGCCTTCTCCACGAATATTTATCACATCACCTCTAAAATCCTGCACTCGCTCTTTGTTTCCTTCAATGATTTTGTAACTGAGGATGATGGTATCGCCAGCTGAAAATTCCGGAACATTGCTGACGTTAAGTAACTGATCTTCAACGTATTTTATTAAATTCATGGCGTGCAGTCTTTACTCGTTCTTTAAAATGAAGGGCAAAGGTAAGAAAAAGCGGATTATGTTTGCTAAAGAGTTTTGGTTTTTTTCAACTTGGCCTCCCACAAACCGGAAAGCAGGCAATTATCGGATCAGATTAACATATCCTTTGAGAAACACCGCTTCACCCCTTGGTTTCATATAGTTTACCTGGTACACGTAGACTCCGGGAGGCAAATCTGTACCCGTGTTATTGACTTTACCATTCCAACCCATGATCGGATCATTGCTGACAAATACCTTGCTTCCCCATCTGTCCCAAATCACCATTTCAAATTGGCTCATGTATCCTGTGTAACCGACTCCGTAAAAACGCTCGTTGGTTCCATTGCCATTGGGTGTAAATGCATTGGGCATAAAATAGCTTACGATGGGTTCAACATCAATATAAGCGATGGCCGTATCGGCACATCCATTGAATTTTGAAACGATTTGTTCTATTTTGTATAAGCCGGTGTCCTGAAATTCATAATTTGGATTGGCGCTAAAAAGCGAAATCCTGTCATTAATCAGGTATTTTAGAAAATCCCCGTTGGAAGACTTATCGGAGATCATCAGAATTTTATCATTCGAGTTGAGTTTCTGCGGGGAATAGTCAAAAGCGGCTTCCGGAGTGGTAAATACCTGAATCCAGTTATTGAATGTGGTTTCCGTTTTGCAACCGATTGGAGAGATTAGACTCAATTTGACAGAATACACTCCTGTCTCGTCAAAGACATGGTGGGGTGAAATGGCATTGCTGGTCTTTCCGTCTCCAAACTCCCACAAAATGGTGTAACTGGGATCAATTGGAAAGGATAGATTGTTAAAAAAAACTTCCAGCGGTTGACAACCTTGAAACTTACTGGGTTCGATGACCAGAAGCGCCGGCACCGGAAAATATCGGATTGGCCTCACGATGGAGTCGTGACATCCGTTGATGTCTTTCACCCAGAGTTGAACATCTTTCACTCCGGGCGTTTTAAATTCGTGGGTTGGATTTTGTGCATTGGAAATTTGATTGGTTTCAAAATTCCAGCGCCAGTTTGTGATTCTTCCGGCCTCTGTCACACTCAGATCCGTAAACTGAACAGCTGCGGCAATGCATGTATCGTAGCTAAAGCTAAAATCAGCTTTCAGGTCGGGGAGAATTTTTATCACAATGTCTGCGGAGTCATTGCATTCCTGGTCTGTCTTGTTGATATACATTTTACCCCGGTACACTCCCAGATCCGGAAATGTAATGTTTACGTCTTTTGTATTGTAAAATTCTTTTTGACCATTGATGTCAAATTCCCAGTCGTACGTCTTGATATTGGATTCGAGGGTGCTCTTGTTCAGAATACTGACCGTTTTACTTCCGCAGGAATTGATGACAAACTGCCCGGTGGCTTCTATTGAATCTGCCTGAACAAATGCAGATAGGTTGTTGACACAATTTATTACATTGAATTGAAAATCCCTTTGCGTCAAACTGAGCAAAACTCCATTTCTGTATTCTCTGATGCATACCGCCACGACGTACTGTCCCAATGCATTTGGTACTCCGGTGATCAGGCCAGTGGTTGGATTGACCGAGATGATTGGATTTCCTCCCATCGGAGTGGTGCGCGTATATAGAGGCGCCCTAAATTGGACAGGGTCAAAGGGTGGCGGACATCTTGCAGGATCCGGAGTGACTCCATCACAATCCATGGCACTTCCACCCGGACGGCCTTCAGGAGATCCTGCTTTACCTCCCGCTGTAAAAGGATTGCAAAATTCATAAACAACCACATCCGATTCTGTATCAGTCACACTGTGATCGTATTTTAAAGCCTGTCCCTGGCATATCAGGATGGGAGGAAAGGATTTAAATTTTGGACTGTTGTTGCAAGATCGTTGACCTTCCGGAGTAATCTCCATAAAATAAGAAGCTCCCTGGTCACCCGGTAAAATGATGTTGGTGATGGTTTCATTTCTACAACAACGCTGATAATTGATGTAGTAATTTTGGTTGGAAAGGGGCAAAGTCATGGTGGCAATGTAAACGCCCTCTTCTACGCAAATATTCCCCGGCACTACAACACAGGGATTTAATGAAGAAAGGAATTGAGTGGCTTGAAGGGTAAAATCTACTCTTCTCACAAAAGTGTAATTGTTATTTCCAGTGGTATTAAAAACTCCAATGGTGGCAGGATTGTCAAACAGGGCTCCTCCACCAAAACAATCCCTGTAAATGGTTAATGTGCATGAAATGGTAAAGCTGTTGTTGGTTTGATTGACTCCAAGACAGGTATATGAAAAATCACCGCCAATGATATGCCTTGCCTGCAAACCGAATGCCGTCAAACAGATCATTGTGGTAAAGATTGCTTTTATTTTCATCATCTTTTAAAACTCCATGTAAACATCTTAAATTGTCAATTGGTTAGCTAAAAGTAGCTTTTTTATGAAAATTTGGATTTTGCTTAAAATCTGCAGACGGTACAAGTCCTATGAATGACTCAAAAAACCTTGATTTTTTTGCATCGGGTGATTTATTTCTTTTGGTGTCAGACGGCATGTGGTGTCTGGTTTGCGATTCGGAATCGCCCCAATTGAATTCTCTGCTGAATCCTCCCTCTGCTTATAGTGAATCAAGCTTGCTCACCATGGCTTCTCTCGACATGCTGACGACCTATTACAGCCTTCATCCAAGGATGGATACCATTTTAGAATTTCACAAGCGAAGCATTGATTTTCAATCTTTGGTCAGAAACAAAAGCTGGAATGGTGTGATTCATCACCATCCATCAGAAAGGGTCCGTTTGACCACCGATCCACTTTTGATCCGTTGGATCGAACACACACGAAGACCCGCTATCCTGATACCAATTGCACCGGCCCATTCCATGGCAGAAGTTGAGTTAAAAAATCATGAATTTGCAAAAAGGGCAAACCACCTCCTCCATTCAACATGCAAGGACTTACCCAATCAAGTGCCGATGGTATCTATGGATGCCAATGGGGAATTATTGTTTCACCGCCAATAAGCAGCGTTTCGATCTTATTTCAGAATAATTTCAACTGCTTTTTGGAAAGCCGGATCTGTTTTAAGTCTTTCACCCAAAGCAAATTTTTCACCCATGGTTTTTTCATGGAGCATTTGAGTGGCCAATCCCTCCAATGATATTTTTGCATCCTGCTTGCTGAAAAGATCTGTTCCGATTTTATTCTTATAATCTTTTAAAACATCGGCTACCAGATTCAAATTTTGGAGGTCTTTCTGATGGGTTGCTGCGAGCTTTTTTATCATAATTTCTTCCAACTCAGAGCGAATTTGAGTTTTATCTTCATCTTCTTCGTAAGTCCATGATTTGCCAATGATAAAATCCGGTACAATGGCGAAAGAAGAAAATGAATCTGGCTGTTCTTCGGTAGTCCGTGTACTCAGCCAATCTGTTGGATGACCGGTAAAAGACGCATAGTTTTTTTGAAAACATCTTCCGGAAGGCAAATAGATTCTCGCAGTGGGAATCAATAGTTGGGCACCGCCAGCCAACTGAAAGGATTCCAATACGGTGGCTTTTCCCCGGGTTTCCTGACCCACCACTTTGGCCAGCTTTAATTCCTGAAGGACACCAGCAATGACCTCTGCAGAAGATGCAGTTTGATGATCGGAAAGGATGACTATTTTTTCCAATTGGAAAAATGGTTT
This window of the Saprospiraceae bacterium genome carries:
- a CDS encoding M1 family metallopeptidase, with translation MIFHSILRLFFIIGIFTPAVIYSQPFTLADSLRGAIRKEREYDVKHYDLRVKLDVDKKYISGSNEITMVAGTDLTEIQIDLFDNMKITRISKDKKELKYLRMHNAVFVVCPLKKNESTKVKIEFEGQPIIAKKAPWDGGFVWSQDSQGNPWVAIACEGIGASLWWPNKDHLSDEPDSMDIRITVPKSLKAISNGALQSIEPSGKWHSFHWKVSYPINNYNVTLYAGNYISYQEQHQFKSGEKLVLNYHVLDGHQDLAKKHFAQVPKVLEAFEHFLGPYPFIRDGYALVEAPYAGMEHQSAIAYGNGFQNGYLGRKTPQNFEYDYIILHETGHEYFGNSLSCKDHAEMWIHEGFTTYLENLFVEYHHGKKAGLEYLQEQRKLISNDLPLLGPKEVNFQNLPLDIYYKGAWILQTLRQAINNDTLWFSILREFYQQHKYGFAETEDFIRLVNAKTKKDYTIFFRQYLIHKSIPKLVYQVTQRDQYTQIKYKWECDEPDFDLPVEFIMDGRKIRLDPSMDWKNIEFSKPFSKVEPNTSGILVEEIRKKVQ
- the rplS gene encoding 50S ribosomal protein L19, encoding MNLIKYVEDQLLNVSNVPEFSAGDTIILSYKIIEGNKERVQDFRGDVINIRGEGKNKSFTIRKVSNGVGVERIIPFSSLNIVEIKVVKKGQVRRAKLFYLRNLSGKKARIKEANTAK
- a CDS encoding gliding motility-associated C-terminal domain-containing protein, with amino-acid sequence MMKIKAIFTTMICLTAFGLQARHIIGGDFSYTCLGVNQTNNSFTISCTLTIYRDCFGGGALFDNPATIGVFNTTGNNNYTFVRRVDFTLQATQFLSSLNPCVVVPGNICVEEGVYIATMTLPLSNQNYYINYQRCCRNETITNIILPGDQGASYFMEITPEGQRSCNNSPKFKSFPPILICQGQALKYDHSVTDTESDVVVYEFCNPFTAGGKAGSPEGRPGGSAMDCDGVTPDPARCPPPFDPVQFRAPLYTRTTPMGGNPIISVNPTTGLITGVPNALGQYVVAVCIREYRNGVLLSLTQRDFQFNVINCVNNLSAFVQADSIEATGQFVINSCGSKTVSILNKSTLESNIKTYDWEFDINGQKEFYNTKDVNITFPDLGVYRGKMYINKTDQECNDSADIVIKILPDLKADFSFSYDTCIAAAVQFTDLSVTEAGRITNWRWNFETNQISNAQNPTHEFKTPGVKDVQLWVKDINGCHDSIVRPIRYFPVPALLVIEPSKFQGCQPLEVFFNNLSFPIDPSYTILWEFGDGKTSNAISPHHVFDETGVYSVKLSLISPIGCKTETTFNNWIQVFTTPEAAFDYSPQKLNSNDKILMISDKSSNGDFLKYLINDRISLFSANPNYEFQDTGLYKIEQIVSKFNGCADTAIAYIDVEPIVSYFMPNAFTPNGNGTNERFYGVGYTGYMSQFEMVIWDRWGSKVFVSNDPIMGWNGKVNNTGTDLPPGVYVYQVNYMKPRGEAVFLKGYVNLIR